The following are encoded together in the Phaseolus vulgaris cultivar G19833 chromosome 9, P. vulgaris v2.0, whole genome shotgun sequence genome:
- the LOC137821845 gene encoding galactoside 2-alpha-L-fucosyltransferase-like: MKRHWRNTSHDEESFPDSDSDTRSTRKFPLTRLMALFLFSLFLFSLTFLLPHPPLQSSPTAKALLQLKQTQKGEVSDSVELQKDKLLGGLIAGGFDERSCFSRYQSATYGKGLSGNPSPYLISSLRKYEALHKECGPYTESYNKTVKDLRSGHVSDSPACKYVVWISYSGLGNRILTLASAFLYALLTNRVLLVDPGVDMVDLFCEPFPHVSWFLPPDFPLNSHFSKYDQKSDQCYGKMLKNKATTESMVPSFVYLHLAHDYDDQDKLFFCDEDQTFLQKVPWLVVRTDNYFVPSLFLMPSFEQQLSDLFPNKETIFHFLGRYLFHPTNKVWGLVSRYYHAYLANADERIGIQIRVFDTGTGPFQHVLDQILACTLKENILPDVNPKGDIVNSSGKPKSKAVLMTSLSSGYFEKVRDMYWEHPTATGEVIGIYQPSHEGYQQTEKKMHNQKAWAEMYLLSLTDALVTSSWSTFGYVAQGLGGLKPWILYKPENGTAPDPACQRAMSMEPCFHAPPFYDCKAKRGTDTGALVPHVRHCEDMSWGLKLVDRYS, translated from the exons ATGAAGAGGCACTGGCGCAACACCAGTCACGACGAAGAAAGCTTCCCAGATTCCGATTCCGACACGCGCTCCACCCGCAAATTCCCTCTCACGCGCCTCATGGCcctctttctcttttctctcttcCTCTTCTCCCTCACATTCCTTCTCCCGCACCCTCCCCTCCAATCATCTCCAACTGCAAAAGCTCTTCTCCAACTCAAACAAACTCAAAaag GGGAGGTCTCTGACTCTGTTGAGTTGCAAAAAGATAAACTACTTGGTGGCCTTATAGCTGGTGGTTTCGATGAAAGATCTTGTTTCAGCAGGTACCAATCTGCCACATATGGCAAAGGACTCTCAGGAAATCCTTCACCTTACCTTATTTCTAGTTTGAGAAAATATGAAGCTCTTCACAAGGAATGTGGACCTTACACTGAATCCTATAATAAAACGGTGAAAGATCTCAGGTCTGGTCATGTAAGTGATTCCCCCGCATGTAAATATGTGGTATGGATTTCATATAGTGGGCTAGGGAATAGGATATTGACCTTAGCTTCTGCATTTCTATACGCCCTCCTCACGAATCGTGTTCTATTGGTTGATCCTGGAGTTGATATGGTAGATCTTTTCTGTGAACCGTTTCCACATGTTTCCTGGTTTCTCCCTCCTGATTTCCCTCTCAACAGTCATTTTTCCAAATATGATCAGAAATCTGATCAATGTTATGGGAAAATGCTGAAAAATAAAGCAACTACAGAATCCATGGTGCCCTCTTTTGTCTATCTTCATCTAGCACATGACTATGATGATCAAGACAAACTTTTCTTCTGTGATGAAGACCAAACTTTTCTTCAGAAAGTACCATGGTTAGTTGTGAGAACAGATAATTACTTTGTCCCATCTCTATTCTTGATGCCATCGTTTGAGCAGCAACTGAGTGATCTCTTTCCGAACAAGGAAACAATTTTTCATTTCTTGGGTAGATATCTTTTCCACCCCACTAACAAAGTATGGGGACTTGTGAGTAGATACTACCATGCTTATTTAGCTAATGCTGATGAAAGAATAGGCATCCAGATAAGGGTGTTTGACACGGGAACTGGTCCATTTCAACATGTGTTGGATCAGATCTTAGCTTGCACCTTGAAGGAGAATATTTTGCCTGATGTTAATCCAAAGGGTGATATTGTTAACTCATCAGGAAAGCCAAAGTCAAAAGCTGTGCTAATGACATCGTTGAGCTCTGGTTATTTTGAGAAAGTGAGAGACATGTATTGGGAACATCCTACTGCGACAGGAGAAGTTATTGGCATTTACCAGCCAAGCCATGAAGGGTATCAACAAACAGAGAAGAAGATGCACAACCAAAAAGCTTGGGCAGAAATGTACTTATTGAGCTTGACCGACGCATTGGTCACGAGCTCATGGTCTACTTTCGGGTATGTGGCGCAGGGGCTTGGAGGTCTGAAACCATGGATACTGTACAAGCCAGAGAATGGAACAGCCCCTGATCCTGCTTGTCAACGTGCCATGTCAATGGAGCCATGCTTCCATGCTCCTCCCTTCTATGATTGTAAGGCTAAGAGAGGAACTGATACTGGCGCACTTGTTCCACATGTACGCCACTGTGAGGATATGAGCTGGGGTCTTAAGCTTGTAGACAGATATAGTTAG
- the LOC137821809 gene encoding uncharacterized protein, giving the protein MGKGAKPKESGGGKGKGKQAASGSDENASKGKGKGGKGQDGLGTCTYVKARHILCEKQGKINEAYKKLEDGWLSNGDKVPPAEFAKVAQEYSECPSGKKGGDLGWFPRGKMAGPFQDVAFNTPVGATSAPFKSTHGYHVILSEGRKN; this is encoded by the exons ATGGGAAAAGGTGCGAAGCCAAAGGAGTCAGGAGGAGGGAAGGGGAAGGGGAAGCAGGCTGCAAGTGGAAGTGATGAGAATGCTTCTAAGGGGAAAGGAAAAGGGGGGAAAGGTCAAGATGGGCTCGGAACTTGCACTTACGTAAAAG CCAGGCACATCTTATGTGAGAAACAAGGTAAGATCAATGAAGCGTACAAGAAGCTGGAGGATGGTTGGCTCAGCAACGGAGATAAGGTCCCCCCAGCTGAGTTtgcaaag GTAGCTCAAGAGTATTCTGAATGTCCTTCGGGAAAGAAGGGTGGAGACCTTGGATGGTTTCCCCGAGGAAAGATGGCCGGGCCATTTCAGGATGTTGCCTTCAACACACCTGTTGGCGCAACTAGTGCTCCTTTCAAATCAAC GCATGGCTACCATGTTATCTTAAGTGAAGGAAGAAAGAACTGA